The segment CCCCTGCCGTTGTTATAGCCCAACCTAGGGCAGGCCCGTATATGCATAACACATCTCTTATATTTTCATCATCGCTTCATATAAAAACGTTAACTGAGAGATGCTATGTTTGAAACACAAAGGCTTATAAGCTGGTCCAAACCTATTTAAACTACTTCATATAAAAGCGTTAACTCAGAGATGCTATGTTTGAAACATAAAGGCTTATAAGCTGGTCCGAACCTATTTAAACTACTAAAGTGATACTAAATCCACCACACCGGAACATTTGGGCCACAGAGGCCGAAATAAAAATACTAATGGGCTAAGGTATTACAGTATCACAGGCTCCAGCCCATATTTTCGGATCGTAATCACCATCGCCTCCGCCGCTACACCAACATACCACAACATCTCAAAACAAACATTTGAACAACTTGGGGTCATCTTTCTTTGACTTTTGATTCTTTTTTAACAGGTGTCGTAAATGAATGATCTGAACATAGAATGGAAACAGGATACTGCAAGTGATATTTTACAAGGACTAGTTCATCAAAACAACTTGAAGATTATTGACTGTGCCTACTACCAATGGACAAAATGGTATCTGAATGTACAACATTGAGAGTGCTTGGCGAGCAGAGAACAAGATCAAGTGGCATGAGAACTAGTCATTTGTATTTCATAGACCATTTCTGCCCAGTTTCCTTACAAATACTTGTCTAGCTTATTCAACTGCAGAatgtcactacgtgaaaaattgGCAAAGAAGACatgaaattagtgacgggtcgtaacatgacccgtcatttataataataatgacgggtcgtaacatagCCTGTCACTTATGAGTGGTGCaaagtgacccatcacttatgactggcctaACGTGACCCGTCATATatgacaagtaataagtgacggattaagttgtgacttgtcacttatgatctAATATCAGTGAcgcatgacccgtcactaataataataCTCGTAGATACTTAgttcactattttttttattttttatcacctaagcagcattaaaatagaaaatatatataatttctgctcaagtttgatgtaaaagGTGACGGCTATGGGCACAAACACACGTTCCAAAAACGGCACAAAAATTTCGGgaggtgagaactcaatcttccaagccatttttggcctcgaaaaattcaccGAACCCAACAAAGtaggggagaaacggatgtaactttttctgtagaatcaaaaaattcaaaaattggagttttatgtaaaagttatgtccgttttactAGAGGCACTCCGAgacacctatcaaattgcgatcaTTTGTATGAGatatttagaaattcataaaatattaatataattttataggTATAAGATATTTATGCTCCTAGCAACCAGAAGAATCACttcacaaaggtgaaaaactgcagctcaaaaaagaaaacgaaaaatCACAatcgaaaaaaaagaaaaatttgcaaacttgcaaagaaaccaaTAGAGGAAACTTAGAAAAAGATGAATTCAAATGCAAGAGTAGACAAGAActtcatttcttgtagaggtcagccctattttaaacggattacaaAAAATTTGCATACAAAAGCTCATacataatacataggctaaatactcatctccctctcctgtaaaaccctagcacaaggctctcatatggataccATAAGAGGCTCAAAATGACTAGTTCATACTCTcctcctacccctctatttataggtataaGAAATTTGACCTATAAGTTTCCTAGCTTATTACCAAAATACCCATCTTTTATAGTATACTTCTACCTAACACCGagagtattttagtctatttcttACTCCGTTTATCGAACGGTcgtgacgccttcacgacttagcttcgcatcGAGttaagcttcacgatggtgccacatactcttCCAgtccttccatggttttgaggtccaaccgtgaaaccctctgcacgcttctcaaagcgtgacttgccacttgtttacaccttaagtaagcgctctgatgtcgacacgtgtactccgtcttacgatcctaaccgccggcaagtctctcccgcttccgatcCCTCAGACTATCATATTACTTGCACCcgcatccctttcacttgactttttcaatacgccgtcttcatcctccatttcatactttgcttaacTTACacgtgtacagttaggatcacacTTGACTCTGTCCAACCTCCttaatcgtccggcaccaaacaCCCACTTAACCCCGATGACCCATcatcgaccatcaagttgcatctgtcacatgcacaacatgagacaaacaaacatatttcttcatctccaactccaattagtctataatcaaattactctaaccaaacacaaacaatccaaaactcaacaaacTAAATCGATAACGTTCAATGTATAAATAACTGAGATACATTGGTTTTTGAAGCTCGAGATATTTCTGCCCGACTGCTCTAAAGCAAATTGGAAATTAGTGGCTCTCTGAGCGTTACAAGAAAGCAGTGGGGAACGACTGGCATCAAGATAAGGTCCAATGGTCCATAGATTCCATACAACCACTCTGCCATCTAGCAAAGCTGCGCCCTCTAGCTCAGATCTACATCCAGAATTCCAAAAGCTCCCGATTTCGATCATTTGAAGATGGAGTAGAAGAAACGAGCTGCTCCGAGTTGAAACTTGGAACTCAAGCCTCAAGGTATCCAACACACTATATAACTAAGTCGTTCTGCACATCTTGTCCTGCATCATCCCCTGGTTAATTTCTTCAGTAGCTAAGTTGAGCTTTGATCTCACTCTTCTCAGTGACCAGAGTACAATCTCAAGGTCTTCACGCCTGGTAATCACTGATCAGCGCAAGTGGGACACTGCAGTTGGAGCTGCTCTGTCCTTTGACAGGTTGGTATGCTAGCCAATCTTCCATTCTACTTTTACCATCATTCTGTCGGGTAGATCTATGTCGCTGCATATTCACGTTTACATGATACTTATGGTTTGTAACAAAGTGATACATATGGTCTTGGTTTACAAGAAGCTACAAAGCAGAGCACGGACTAGCATCCGAaatatttgttttgtttttgccaCATCAGATATCATGAATTGATATCGAACCTACAGAAGTGATATGAGCTCTATGACTAATATCTGTCCATTGAGTTCAAAACATCGAAAAcagagtaaattttaaaaatctataactatttcgATACATATTGTAAAAAACTACTACTTCTGATGCCAAttgcaaaaaactataactattttgacacttGTTGCTAAAAACTACAACTCCCTCACTGTTGGCACACCTGTCGTCCTCTGGCAACAGGTGGACCCGTGaggaagttgtagttttttttgcaaaaagtaTCAAAATAATTATAGTTTTTTGCAATGGGCACCAGAAGTTATAGTTATTTACAACacgtgtcaaaatagttgtaggtttttaaaatttactctcgAAAATATGAACTATGAGCTCCAGGCAGCTCATTCTAATTCATTTTATTCTAGAGTTGACTATTATTGCAGACACAATAGCGCCACCAACAAATTAGTTGTCTTGTAAAACTCAATATATTTGTTCACTTTGCAATTTCATCAACAGGGATTATGGAGGCTGCATTAGCGTCTGGGCTGTTGAAGGCTGCAGGCGGCAAACTAGTTTCACTGATAGCCAGCGAGTTTGACTCCATAATGAGTGTGAAAAAAGACCTCTCCGAGCTGAAGGAAATACTTGAACTGATTGCAAGCCGGCTGCCTGCTCTTCAGGAAAGAGAAATGGAGAGTAACCCATCGTTTCCTTTGGTAAAGAAATTGAAAAATGTTTCTTATGATATTGGTGATTTAATAGATGATGTCcacctagaagctgagaagcaaATCATCGAAAGCGGTGGTGAGAAGCATGCTGTAGCTGACTGCTTCTGTGCCAAACCGAAGTCGTTTATGTTTCGATGCAAGATGGCCCATAAGATCAAGGCAATGAAGGTGAGGTTGGATGAAATCGTGAAGCAAACAAGCGACATGAATACTATACTGCCAAATTTACCAGTGGATCAACCTGCTCCTTATAGAAACAACGCAACTGCAGAGCTGAACTTGTTGGGTACTGCTGAGGAGTCGAAAATACCTAAAAGGGATCAGGAGAAGGATAAAATCATATCTAAGCTTGTAGAATCTAATGAAGGAGACAATGTCTTGATAGTTTCTATCATCGGGTTAGGCGGTTCTGGCAAAACTACTTTGGCCAAACACATATGCCAAGACGAAAAGATTAAAAAGCACTTCAAAGATAGAATATTCAGGGTCCATGTGTCCCGGGAATTTGATTTGGACAGGCTTATTGGCAAATTATTTGAAGATATCACTAAGGGAAAGTCGGATCTTCATTCCCGGCCACACATGATCGATGAGATTTCAAAGAAGCTGAGCAATACCAAGTTTCTTCTTGTCTTAGATGATGCTTGGAATAAGAACAGACTTGAGTGGGAACAATTCATGTGTCATGTAAACAGAGGCACACCTGGAAGCAGGGTCCTGCTAACTACTCGTGATCAAAAGGTTGCAGAAGCAGTGGAATCTTGGTATATCCTGAACTTGGACCTCTTGTCAGAGCCTGAGAGCTGGGGATTTTTCCTGAAGAATTCTGGGTGGGTAGAGGAAGAAGGCTCTGAGCTTATACAAGATGGAAAAGAGATTGTGAAAAAATGTGGTGGGCTGCCTCTAGCAATCAAAATTCTTGGAGGTGTTCTCCGTGGCAAGAGTGAAGTAAATACTTTGAGGGCTATACGAGGAAGTAGTTTATGGAATGAAGAGGATATAGAAGAACAAGTGTTTGCATCCTTGAAATTGAGCTACATTCACTTGGAAAATCATCTGAAGCCATGCTTTACATTCTGCTCTATATTCCCAAAAGGCTACAGAATCAACAAAGACCACTTGATTGCCCAGTGGATAGCGCATGGATTTGTCAATCCGCAGAATGAAGATCGACCAGAAGATATTGGAAGTGAATACTTTGATTCTCTTGTGAAAGTTGGTTTTCTTCAAGGTTCACTTCTAAATAGTTATAATGCAGAACTAATATACAGCATGCATGACCTGATTCATGATCTTACTCGAAAAATTTTACGTCATGAAATGGGGACGTCTCCACCGAGGAATATTCCTACAGATTGTACACATTCATGCCGATATTTATCTTTGACGTCATGCACTCAGAAGTTTGACAGGGGCTTATTTGACAAGGTCCGTGCTCTATATGTTTCTGATGGTAACCCATCGTTGGACAAACAAGTAAAGAAGAATTGTTATATCCGCAGTGTTGTTCTGGACTATACAATTGATACTCCATTTCCACTGTTCATATTGAAGTTTGAATATCTCGGATATCTCGAAATCCATAATGTTAGATGCATACAACTTCCAGAAGCTATCTCAGGCTGTTGGAACTTGCAGGcactttattttattaactGTAAAGGTTTTGTGACATTACCCAAGTCTATTGGGAAGCTTAAGAAGCTAAGAGCTCTAGAGCTGATGAATACTGATCTTGAGAGTTTGCCTCAGTCTATTGGTGAATGTCGAGATCTTCAATGCTTGGAACTATATTCCTGTTACAAGCTCAGAGAGATACCAAATTCCATTGGCAAAATTGAAAACCTAAGGGTGCTTCAAATTGTCTGGTGTTCAGATGTGCAACAACTGCCGTCAGAATTCATTGGGGAGTTTAACAACATACAGACAATCAACTTTGCTGCTTGTGAGAATCTCCAAGACCTGCCACGTACATTTTCTTCTCGTACGTTACGTACTCTGAACCTATCTAGAACCAGAATAACCACACTACCTGAATGGGTCACATTGATTGGTACTCTCGAATGTATAAACCTTGAGTGGTGCACTTCGCTAGGGGAGTTGCCTAGAGGTATCGGGAACTTAAAAAGGCTGGAAGTTCTGAACATACAATGTTGCTGGAACTTGCGTTGCATGCCGTCAGGGTTTGGACAGCTGACTTGTTTAAAAATGCTAGGCTCGTTTGTTGTTGGGTGTGGCCGAGATGGTGCAAGGATCTCAGAGCTTGAAAATCTTGATATGCTAAGTGGTGACATGAAAATTAAGAACCTTAAATATTTGACGGATCCAGGTGATGCAGAGAAGGCTTGCTTGAAGCGGAAGAATAACATACAGAGTTTGGAGTTGAACTGGTCTTTTGGTAGAATGGAAGAAGAGTTAGTATCAGATACGGGAAAAGACCTGGGTGTGCTGGACGCCCTCGAACCGCCATCGGAAATTAAGAAGTTAGAAATTAATGGTTATGGAGGTCTCCATTTGCCACGTTGGATGAGGAAGCAAAGTGATTCTTCTTATTTGGAGGGCGTAGCGTTAAAGCAAACCAGATCACCTCAATTCCTCTGTCTAAATCAACTGACACTGATGAACTTACCCAACTTGAAGCATATGAAAGGACTTCGGGTGTTGCCTTCACTGAAGTACCTCGTGCTGTACGGAATGCCAAATTTGGAAGAGCTGTGGACTACAACAAATGGTTTGGAAATTGGGGTGGAAGAAGTGGGTGAGCAATATTGCTTCCCTGTCTTGTCCCGTCTAGACATAGAAAAATGCCCGAAATTGATTGTGGAGCCCTACTTCCCACCATGTCTGGAGTCGCTGCAATTGAAATATTTCAACGATCAGCTGCTATCCCCAGGTCGCTCATTCTTCCGTTTGCTTCTTCCACATGTCGACGAACCCTCGTCCTCCAGCAGAGTGCTTGGCGCGGTTCCTCACCTCAAAGAACTAACACTAGAAAGCATGACGGCATCATCAATTGATTGGGGATTCCTGCAACACCTCATTGGACTGGAATCCTTGGAAATTTTAGGCTGCAATGACCTGACGGAATTACCTGAGAGCATGCGGGGCCTCACCTCCCTCCAGAGCTTGTGCATCGGCGAATGCTCCACCCTTGCCGTGCTGCCCGAGTGGCTTGGCGAACTGCGCTCTTTACAAGATCTGGATGTCTCCAAGTCCCCAATGTTGGCCAGCCTCCCTCAGTCGATTCAGCACCTCACCTCCCTTCGAGATCTCTGTTTGGGAGAATGCCGTGCGCTGACCGTGCTGCCCGAGTGGATCGGACAACTCTCTGCACTTCGACAGCTTTATATCATAGATTGCTGTGCCCTTCAGTCCCTGCCCCGCTCCATACAACGCCTTACTGCTCTCCATCAATTGGTCATTGAGGGCTGCCCTGATTTGGCTAGGCGTTACAAGGAAGGAGTGGGGGAAGACTGGTACCTTGTCTCCCATATTCCTCGAGTGCGGATTTTTTGATTCGTACTAACGCGGCAGCATCCAATCCTTGGTAAGTTCGACCTGTTACTAATTAATCCAAAGTGCCCTGCCAAGTAAATGCATACTCCCATTTATATTAGTGAAGGCCTCATAGAACTCACTATGCTTTCTTTTGCCTTTTCAGGATTCACTTGTGGGGTCGTTGGATCACATTTTCTCGATTATCCAGAAATCTATGGATTTGGTTTGCTGGAACGAGTTTCCTTTGTACCATGAATTTGTCTTATATACATTCCATTTTCAAGGATGGGGCTTAGAATTTTTCAGGATGGCTTTGGTTTGCCTGTTGCCTAAGGAATATGGGTCCGTTTGCTGACACCCTTTTGTTTGGTGTTTAACTGATAATATCAttatttgagaattttttacacagttaaaaattaaaatgagATTATAAAAGAGAAATGCTAAATTATGT is part of the Phragmites australis chromosome 12, lpPhrAust1.1, whole genome shotgun sequence genome and harbors:
- the LOC133886606 gene encoding putative disease resistance protein RGA4, which encodes MEAALASGLLKAAGGKLVSLIASEFDSIMSVKKDLSELKEILELIASRLPALQEREMESNPSFPLVKKLKNVSYDIGDLIDDVHLEAEKQIIESGGEKHAVADCFCAKPKSFMFRCKMAHKIKAMKVRLDEIVKQTSDMNTILPNLPVDQPAPYRNNATAELNLLGTAEESKIPKRDQEKDKIISKLVESNEGDNVLIVSIIGLGGSGKTTLAKHICQDEKIKKHFKDRIFRVHVSREFDLDRLIGKLFEDITKGKSDLHSRPHMIDEISKKLSNTKFLLVLDDAWNKNRLEWEQFMCHVNRGTPGSRVLLTTRDQKVAEAVESWYILNLDLLSEPESWGFFLKNSGWVEEEGSELIQDGKEIVKKCGGLPLAIKILGGVLRGKSEVNTLRAIRGSSLWNEEDIEEQVFASLKLSYIHLENHLKPCFTFCSIFPKGYRINKDHLIAQWIAHGFVNPQNEDRPEDIGSEYFDSLVKVGFLQGSLLNSYNAELIYSMHDLIHDLTRKILRHEMGTSPPRNIPTDCTHSCRYLSLTSCTQKFDRGLFDKVRALYVSDGNPSLDKQVKKNCYIRSVVLDYTIDTPFPLFILKFEYLGYLEIHNVRCIQLPEAISGCWNLQALYFINCKGFVTLPKSIGKLKKLRALELMNTDLESLPQSIGECRDLQCLELYSCYKLREIPNSIGKIENLRVLQIVWCSDVQQLPSEFIGEFNNIQTINFAACENLQDLPRTFSSRTLRTLNLSRTRITTLPEWVTLIGTLECINLEWCTSLGELPRGIGNLKRLEVLNIQCCWNLRCMPSGFGQLTCLKMLGSFVVGCGRDGARISELENLDMLSGDMKIKNLKYLTDPGDAEKACLKRKNNIQSLELNWSFGRMEEELVSDTGKDLGVLDALEPPSEIKKLEINGYGGLHLPRWMRKQSDSSYLEGVALKQTRSPQFLCLNQLTLMNLPNLKHMKGLRVLPSLKYLVLYGMPNLEELWTTTNGLEIGVEEVGEQYCFPVLSRLDIEKCPKLIVEPYFPPCLESLQLKYFNDQLLSPGRSFFRLLLPHVDEPSSSSRVLGAVPHLKELTLESMTASSIDWGFLQHLIGLESLEILGCNDLTELPESMRGLTSLQSLCIGECSTLAVLPEWLGELRSLQDLDVSKSPMLASLPQSIQHLTSLRDLCLGECRALTVLPEWIGQLSALRQLYIIDCCALQSLPRSIQRLTALHQLVIEGCPDLARRYKEGVGEDWYLVSHIPRVRIF